Proteins co-encoded in one Pseudophryne corroboree isolate aPseCor3 chromosome 1, aPseCor3.hap2, whole genome shotgun sequence genomic window:
- the LOC134937070 gene encoding uncharacterized protein LOC134937070, which yields MALVRELMKHHRQLFGQDAARVSSRRKSALWGQVILAVNSESVVRRTEDTCRKRFYDIKRRVKAKMAKESKSARRTGGGPPLRVSYRDWEEPVRALIPGEVVSATHVRDSDRPTQDVTQTSRPDRPQTSQDEAGIAGSASGSRPPVRRPSQGLGHLPRRPTKTRRLGSDSAPPSSPPRRRLSAVSPQPPLALLASSQSDEPRSPQLSEHNLMSAVDQQGPDQQPSITLQLTAVDPSLPIQLQDIPQASISPQLAQAPPPSQIPDEFWASWTSQQAQSNASLTQHTQHLASLPHHLPRISRNSGRLIVQVGRMATSMEQIRAENSQMNAHLSRIIDEQQRHQQALVQLIQHNQVVNESLSRIVASHTATNTQLIASLNNLSSNISMMGAQQVTSSSGTTTPIQTPVTSPVRRSSRARASEPAPSTHKRKK from the exons atggcgttggtgcgtgagctgatgaagcaccatcgccaattgtttggtcaggatgctgccagggtgtcctcccgcaggaagtctgccctgtgggggcaagtcatacttgctgtgaatagtgagagtgtggtgaggcggacagaggacacgtgccgcaagcgattttatgatattaagcggcgtgtcaaggccaagatggccaaagagtccaaatctgcacggagaaccggaggtgggccacctttacgtgtaagctatcgggactgggaggagcctgtgcgggcattgattcctggcgaagtggtgtctgctactcatgtccgggattcggaccgacccacgcaggatg tcacacagaccagccgcccagacaggcctcagacaagtcaggatgaggctgggattgcag gttctgcttctggaagccgacctcctgtaaggcggccatcacagggcttgggccacttacccaggaggccaactaagacacggcgtcttggctcggattcagcacctccatcatccccacccaggcgaagactttcggcagtgtcaccccagccaccactggcactattggcgagttcgcagagtgatgagcccagatcacctcagttatctg agcacaacttgatgtccgccgtgGACCAGCAGGGCCCAGACCAACAGCcatccatcacactgcaacttacagctgttgaccCAAGcctgccaatacagttgcaggatataccccaagcatccatcagtccccaactggcacaagctccgcccccaagccaaattccagacgaattttgggccagttggacaagccaacaggcccaaagcaatgccagcctgacccaacatacacaacaccttgccagtctgccccatcatctaccgcgtattagtcgcaactcgggcagactgatagtacaagtagggcgaatggctacctcaatggagcaaattagggctgaaaacagccaaatgaatgcacatttatcccgcattatagatgagcaacagcgccatcagcaggcactcgttcagctcattcaacacaatcaagtggtgaatgagtccttatccaggattgtagccagccacactgctactaacactcagctgattgcaagtttaaataatttgagcagcaatatttctatgatgggagctcagcaagtaacctccagctcggggaccacgacccctatccaaacgccagtaacctcccctgttcggcgttcctcaagagcacgtgccagtgagccagcacccagcacacacaagcgaaaaaaataa